The DNA segment GACGCCGAGGACTTCTCAAGCCCCTTCACCGCCAAGGGCGTGTCGGCGCCGAGAAGCCCGAGAGAGAGGGGCTCGGCGCCGGGACGCGTGAGCCAGAGCTGGTGCACCCGGCCGCCGGACGGGGTGCCGTATCCGCTCAGGGTGACGACGGCGCGGCCCTCGGACGGCGAGGCGACGACCGCGAGCGCGCGTCCGTGTCCGTCGGTCCCGGCGGTGGCGCGGGCGTCCGGAGCGGCGAGAACGTGGGCGATGTCACGTGCCCGCGCCCGCTCGGCGGCGAGCCGTCCCTCGGTGCGGTGCGCCTGGACGGCGAAGAGCGAGGCGACGACCAGGGCGGCGGCGGCCGTCACGGTGGCGAACGGCACGAACAGCGGACGTGTCCCGGCCCGCCGGGCACGGGCGGGCGGCGGCTGGACTCCCCAGACGTGCGGCGGCAGTTGGGCGGCACGCGGCCGGCCGGCGGGCGCCGGTTCCTGCGGGGTGGCGCGTACGGCGGCCAGGACGCGTTCGCGCAGGGCGGCCGGGGCGGGGGCGGCGGTGGACCAGGCGAGCCGGACGGCGTCCTCGGACAGTTCACGGACCTCGACCGTGCACCGGCCGCAGCCGGCGAGGTGCTTCTCGAACCGGCGCCGCTCGCCGGGGTCGAGGGCGTCCAGGGCGTAGGGCGCGGCCAGCGAGTGCGGGTCCTCGCGGCGCAGCAGCCGCCCGAAGAGGCTCACGCGGCACCTCCGAGGCAGCCGCGCAGCCGGTTGAGGCCGTCGCGCATCCGGGTCTTGACGGTGCCGAGCGGCAGGGCGAGCCGTTCGGCGACCTCGCGGTAGGTGTAGCCGTCGTAGTAGGCGAGGGTGACGGACTGGCGCTGGAGGTCGGTCAGCCGTCTCAGACAGCGGCGCACCCACTCCCGTTCGAGTCCGGCCTCGACCTCCTCGGTGACGTGGTCGAAGGCGGGTTCGCCGGCGCGCAGGGCCTCGCGCTGCTCGCGTTCTCCGGCCGCGCGGGCGCTGCGCACCCGGTCGACGGCGCGGCGGTGGGCGAGGGTGAGTATCCAGGACAGGGCGCTGCCGCGTGCCGGGTCGAACCGGCCCGCTGAGCGCCAGAGTTCGAGCAGCACCTCCTGGACGACCTCCTCGGACTGGGCGGGGTCGCGCACCACCCGCCGGACCAGTCCGAACACCGGGCCGGAGATCATGCCGTACAGCTCCTCGAACGCCTGGTGGTCGCCGCCCGCCACGCGTACCAGCAGCGTTTCGGCCCCCTCACCCCGGCCGCCGTGGCCGCACCCGGCCCTGCCTGTGACCCCTCGCATCCGCACGAACGCACACCTCCGGCGGTTGATACGGATCGGCGGGCCGAAAACGCGGGTCGAAAAAAGGAAAAAGAAAGTTCCTCTCCGGTCCAATCCGTCCGCGCCGGCCGCTCCGTATACCCGTCCGTCAAGCAAGTCGGATTCGAGGACGGACGGCATGACTCTCTTCGCCAGAAGCGGCACGGCACGCAAGGGCCTGGTCCCGCTCATCTGCGGCGCGCTGGCCGCCGGTGGGCTCGCGGCCGCCGGTGTCGCCACGCTGGAGCCGGGGGCGGCCTCCGCCTCCTCCCACCGGGAGGCCCCGCTGATCTCGGGCACCCCGCAGTACGACAACACCGATCTGTACGCGTTCGTCAGCCCCGACAAGCCGGACACGACGACGATCGTGGCCGACTGGATACCGTTCGAGGAACCGGCGGGCGGCCCCAACTTCTACACCTTCGCCGACGACGCGCAGTACGACCTGCACATAGACAGCGACGGCGACGCCCAGGACGACCTGCTCTTCCGCTACACCTTCAAGACGAGGACGAGGAACGGGAAGACGTTCCTGTACAACACCGGCCCGGTCACCAGCCTGGACGACCCGGACCTCAACATCACCCAGACCTACGACCTCGAACTGGTCCGCATGAAGGGCGGCCACGCGATGTCCCGGACGAAGGTGGCGGACGACGTGCCGGTGGCGCCGTCCAACGTGGGCAAGGCGTCCATGCCGGACTACGGCAAGCTGCGTTCGCAGGCGGTGTACAGGACAGCGGGCGGCGCGGCGACCTTCGCGGGACAGGCGGACGACCCGTTCTTCCTGGACCTGCGCGTCTTCGACCTGCTGTACGGCGGCAACCTCAGCGAGGTCGGCCGGGACACCCTCAAGGGCTACAACGTCAACACGATCGCCCTCCAGGTCCCCAACGACCTGATCCGGCAGTCGGCCGGCCAGCCGGTCGTCGGCATCTGGTCCACCACCCAGCGCCGCAACGCCCAGGGCTACTACAGCCAGGTCTCCCGCCTCGGCAACCCGCTGGTCAACGAGGTGGTCAACCCGCAGGCGGACAAGGACCGCTTCAACGCCTCGCAGCCCTCGCACGACGCCCAGTTCCTGAAGAACGTCACCAACCCCGAGCTGCCCAAGCTCATCCAGGGCATCTACAAGATCGACGCCCCGGCCGAGCCGCGCGACGACCTGGTGGACGTCTTCCTCAAGGGCGTCAAGGGCCTCAACCAGCCCCCGAACGTGCGCCCTTCGGAGCAGCTCCGGCTGAACACCTCGATCAGGCCGACGATGCACCCCAAGCGGCTCGGCGTACTGGACGGCGACAACGCGGGCTTCCCCAACGGGCGCCGGCTCACCGACGACGTGGTCGACGAGGCCCTCCAGGTCGTCGAGGGCGAACTCCTGGGCGCCAAGAACGACTTGGGTGACGCGGTGGACGCCAACGACAAGAAGTTCGAGAAGTCCTTCCCCTACGTCGCCCAGCCCACGGCGGGTTCGCGGGGCGCGCTGGCCAAGGGCACGACCGCGGGCGCCGACGTCAAGAGCCAGCTCGGCGACGCGCTGAGCCCGGCCTCGGCGGCGGGCGGCACCAGCGACACGGTGCTGATCGCCGGCTCGGCGGCGGCGGGCGCGGCCGCAATCCTGCTGCTGGGCACGGTCGTCGGCTGGTGGCGGCGCCGGATGCGCCGCGCCTACTGAACCACCCCTTGAGCGACCGGCACGGCCCGTACCCCTTCCCCCACGGCGGGCCGCGCCGGTCTTTCCCCACCACCACCAGGCGAACCAGGAGAGGGCGATGGGCCCGCGTACGAGTAGTGACGAGCAGACCGGCGGCACGCCGGACGGTCGTGTTCAGGGGCGCCGACGGACGGCGTGGCGGGTGGCTTCCGCGACCCTGCTGGCCGTCGCACTGACCGGCGGCGCGGTCGCCTTCGGGGCCGCGCGGGACGGCGGGCGGCCGGCTCCGGCCGCCGCCTCGGCCGCCCTGGACCCCGGCGCGCTGGCGGGCGCCGACCCGGACGCGGCCGTCGCCGCGCTCCAGACCCAGCTGAAGGCGCAGCCCAAGGACCACGACGGCTGGGCCACCCTCGGCCTCGCCTATGTGGAGCAGGCCCGCACCAAGGGCGATCCGGCCCGGTACCCGCAGGCGCAGGCGGCCCTGAAGCGCTCCCTCGCGCTCGCCCCAGGCAACGACAGGGCGGTGGCCGGACAGGCCGCCCTCGCCGCGGCCCGCCACGACTTCGCCGGCGCCCTCGCCGGCGCGGACCGCGCCCTGAAGCACAACCCCTACGACGAACGCGCCCTGTGCTCCCGCATCGACGCCCTGGTCGAACTCGGCCGGTACGCCGAGGCGGCCCGCGCCGCCGACACCGCCGACGCCCGCAGGCCCGGCATCCCCGTCTTCACCCGGTACGCCTACGTGCACGAGCTGCGCGGCGACGTCACCACGGCCCGGCGCGTCCTCCAGCAGGCGCTCACCGGCGCGACCTCCCCCGGCGACATCGCCTACGTGGCCGCCCAGCTCGGCCAACTCGCATGGAACCAGGGCGACTACAAGAGAGCGCTCACCCAGTACGCCCGCGCCCTGGCCGCCGACGACACCTACCTCCCCGCGCTGGAGGGCCGGGCCCGCGCCCGGGCGGCGAGCGGACAGCAGGCCGCCGCGATCAAGGGACTTGAGGCGGTCGTCGCCCGCGCCCCGCTGCCCACCTCGCTGGTGGCGCTCGGGGAGCTGTACGAGGCGCGCGGCGGTGCCGGTGACCGGGAGAGGGCGCGCGAGCAGTACACGCTGGTCCAGGCGTGGATCGCGCTGGCCCGCGCCAACGGGGTCGACGCCGACCTCGACACCGCGCTGGCCGCCGCCGACCACGGCGACAAGGCGGCCGCCCTGCGCGCCGCCCGCGCCGAGTGGGCCCGCCGGCACACCGTCCACACGGCGGACGCCCTCGCCTGGGCGCTGCACGTCAACGGCCACGACACGGAGGCCCTCGCGCACGCCCGGGAGGCCACCGCCACCGGCTACCGCAACGCGTCCTTCCTCTACCACCGGGGCGTCGTCGAACTCGCCACCGGCCACGCGAAGGAGGGCCGCGCCTCACTGGCGGCGGCGCTGAGGCTGAACCCCGGCTTCTCCCCGCTCGGTGCCGCGGACGCCCGCAAGGCGCTGGAGGGGGCCGAGTGAGGCTCCGCCGTCCCCTCGCCGTCCTCGCGGGCGCCTGCGCCGTACTGCTCGGCTCCGCCTCGGCGGCGGACGCGCATCCCCTGGGCAACTTCACCGTCAACCGGTACGACGGCCTGGTCGCCGCTCCCGGCGCCCTCCGCGTCACCCATGTCGAGGACCTCGCGGAGATCCCGGCGACCCAGGCCAAGCCGGAGCTGGAACGGCTCGGCACCGCCCGGTGGGCCTCGTCGCGCTGTGCCGAGGCGGCGCGGGGCAGCGAGGTCACGGTGGGCGGGCGCCGGGTCGCGGTCACGGTGTCGGCCGCGCGGGCCGAGCTGCGGCCGGGGCAGGCGGGGCTGGACACCCTGCGGCTGGAGTGCGCGGAGTCGGCCCCCCTGCCCGAGGGTGCGACGGTGAGCGTCGGGTTCCGCAGCGCCGGGGTGTCCTCCGGGCCGGGGTGGCGGGAGATCACGGCACGGGGTGACCGGATGACGCTGAGCCGGTCCGACGTGCCGCGCGAGTCGGTCTCGCGTGAACTCACCACCTATCCGGCCGGCTTGCTCTCCTCCCCCGCCGACACCTCCACCGCCCGGCTCACGCTCCGGCCCGGCGGGGCGGCCCTCTCCCCGGAACGGGACGCGCCCGGCGCCTCGGTGCTGCCGCGCGGCGCCGACCGCTGGACCCAGGCGCTCAACGATCTGGTCGCCCGGCGTGACCTCACCCTCGGCTTCGCCACGCTCGCCCTGCTCATCGCGGTCGGGCTGGGCGCGGCCCACGCGCTGGCACCGGGACACGGCAAGACGCTGATGGCCGCCGCCGCTGCCGCCCGGGGCGGACGGGCCCGGCTGCGGGACGTGCTCCCGCTGGCCGCCTCGGTCACCGTCACCCACACCCTCGGGGTGGTCGCGCTGGGGCTCCTGGTGACGGCCGGCTCCGCCGCGACCCCCTCGGTGGTGGCGTGGCTGGGGGTGGCGAGCGGGGCGCTGGTGCTCGGGGCGGGGGTGAGCCTCGTACGGCGGGCTTGGCGGGGACGGGGGGTTCAGGTCGCGCAC comes from the Streptomyces seoulensis genome and includes:
- a CDS encoding DUF4331 domain-containing protein; the protein is MTLFARSGTARKGLVPLICGALAAGGLAAAGVATLEPGAASASSHREAPLISGTPQYDNTDLYAFVSPDKPDTTTIVADWIPFEEPAGGPNFYTFADDAQYDLHIDSDGDAQDDLLFRYTFKTRTRNGKTFLYNTGPVTSLDDPDLNITQTYDLELVRMKGGHAMSRTKVADDVPVAPSNVGKASMPDYGKLRSQAVYRTAGGAATFAGQADDPFFLDLRVFDLLYGGNLSEVGRDTLKGYNVNTIALQVPNDLIRQSAGQPVVGIWSTTQRRNAQGYYSQVSRLGNPLVNEVVNPQADKDRFNASQPSHDAQFLKNVTNPELPKLIQGIYKIDAPAEPRDDLVDVFLKGVKGLNQPPNVRPSEQLRLNTSIRPTMHPKRLGVLDGDNAGFPNGRRLTDDVVDEALQVVEGELLGAKNDLGDAVDANDKKFEKSFPYVAQPTAGSRGALAKGTTAGADVKSQLGDALSPASAAGGTSDTVLIAGSAAAGAAAILLLGTVVGWWRRRMRRAY
- a CDS encoding tetratricopeptide repeat protein, which gives rise to MASATLLAVALTGGAVAFGAARDGGRPAPAAASAALDPGALAGADPDAAVAALQTQLKAQPKDHDGWATLGLAYVEQARTKGDPARYPQAQAALKRSLALAPGNDRAVAGQAALAAARHDFAGALAGADRALKHNPYDERALCSRIDALVELGRYAEAARAADTADARRPGIPVFTRYAYVHELRGDVTTARRVLQQALTGATSPGDIAYVAAQLGQLAWNQGDYKRALTQYARALAADDTYLPALEGRARARAASGQQAAAIKGLEAVVARAPLPTSLVALGELYEARGGAGDRERAREQYTLVQAWIALARANGVDADLDTALAAADHGDKAAALRAARAEWARRHTVHTADALAWALHVNGHDTEALAHAREATATGYRNASFLYHRGVVELATGHAKEGRASLAAALRLNPGFSPLGAADARKALEGAE
- a CDS encoding nickel transporter, with amino-acid sequence MRLRRPLAVLAGACAVLLGSASAADAHPLGNFTVNRYDGLVAAPGALRVTHVEDLAEIPATQAKPELERLGTARWASSRCAEAARGSEVTVGGRRVAVTVSAARAELRPGQAGLDTLRLECAESAPLPEGATVSVGFRSAGVSSGPGWREITARGDRMTLSRSDVPRESVSRELTTYPAGLLSSPADTSTARLTLRPGGAALSPERDAPGASVLPRGADRWTQALNDLVARRDLTLGFATLALLIAVGLGAAHALAPGHGKTLMAAAAAARGGRARLRDVLPLAASVTVTHTLGVVALGLLVTAGSAATPSVVAWLGVASGALVLGAGVSLVRRAWRGRGVQVAHTREPVPVPAAGVEGRALALVGGGDGGEAHVGAHHGAGPHVPNHHPHPHPHPHTHPHTHTHGGHTHTHPTAPTLKGTLLLGFAGGLVPSPSAVVVLVGAAALGQAWFGLLLVVAYGAGLALTLTAAGFAVVRLGSVTGRLLDRNPARRAHPLAALIRRAVPLASALAVLVLGAGLMLKGVASALG
- a CDS encoding sigma-70 family RNA polymerase sigma factor, with the protein product MRGVTGRAGCGHGGRGEGAETLLVRVAGGDHQAFEELYGMISGPVFGLVRRVVRDPAQSEEVVQEVLLELWRSAGRFDPARGSALSWILTLAHRRAVDRVRSARAAGEREQREALRAGEPAFDHVTEEVEAGLEREWVRRCLRRLTDLQRQSVTLAYYDGYTYREVAERLALPLGTVKTRMRDGLNRLRGCLGGAA
- a CDS encoding anti-sigma factor, which encodes MSLFGRLLRREDPHSLAAPYALDALDPGERRRFEKHLAGCGRCTVEVRELSEDAVRLAWSTAAPAPAALRERVLAAVRATPQEPAPAGRPRAAQLPPHVWGVQPPPARARRAGTRPLFVPFATVTAAAALVVASLFAVQAHRTEGRLAAERARARDIAHVLAAPDARATAGTDGHGRALAVVASPSEGRAVVTLSGYGTPSGGRVHQLWLTRPGAEPLSLGLLGADTPLAVKGLEKSSASLAVTVEPNGGSTHPTGQPVVQLTLKSVGFGE